The Allofrancisella frigidaquae genome has a segment encoding these proteins:
- a CDS encoding ATP-binding protein: MKFYNRESELAILSKADMLKSKQSVMTMLIGRRRIGKTTLALHSYTKDKVLYLFVSKKAEALLCQDFCEEIINKLGVKIFGELTRFEDIFEYLLELGKTQSFTIVIDEFQEFLRINPSIYSSMQKLWDLNKNTSKIHLITCGSIYHLMKKIYEDSSEPLFGRCDFKIELKPFSPSVLKEILQDNQSYTTDNMLDFYSLTGGVAKYIELFSLYNSFELRSMIDVIIEPNSIFLNEGKNRLIEEFGKDYGTYFSILSLIAESKTSRPEIESILQSNISGHLHRLEHDYSIIRSIKPINAKPNSKVQKYEIVDIFLAFWFRFIFKYQSLVEAENFLKLKEIIYRDISIFKGKVLERLFVEIFKDTQVYTKIGSYWERGNKNEIDVVAIDDIGRKILICEVKLNENKLALNKLILKSQKLVNQYNDYKIDYKLLSLADIDKMLK; the protein is encoded by the coding sequence ATGAAATTCTATAATCGAGAAAGTGAACTAGCCATTTTATCAAAAGCAGACATGCTTAAGTCTAAGCAATCTGTAATGACTATGCTTATTGGTAGGCGTAGGATAGGCAAGACTACACTAGCGTTACATAGCTATACAAAAGATAAGGTTTTATATTTATTCGTATCAAAGAAGGCTGAAGCTTTATTATGCCAAGATTTTTGTGAGGAAATTATAAACAAGCTAGGTGTTAAAATCTTTGGTGAATTAACAAGGTTTGAAGATATTTTTGAGTACCTTTTAGAGTTGGGTAAAACACAGTCTTTTACAATTGTTATTGATGAATTTCAGGAGTTTCTTAGGATTAATCCTAGTATATATTCGAGTATGCAGAAGCTTTGGGACTTGAATAAAAATACTTCAAAAATTCACTTGATAACATGTGGCTCTATATACCATCTTATGAAAAAAATATATGAAGATAGTAGTGAGCCATTATTTGGGCGTTGTGATTTTAAAATAGAGTTAAAACCGTTTAGTCCAAGTGTATTAAAGGAAATATTACAAGATAATCAGAGTTATACTACTGATAATATGCTTGATTTTTATTCTTTAACTGGTGGAGTGGCAAAATATATAGAGCTTTTCAGTTTATACAATAGTTTTGAACTGCGATCAATGATAGACGTTATTATAGAACCAAACTCGATATTTTTAAACGAGGGGAAAAACCGATTAATAGAAGAGTTCGGAAAAGATTATGGTACTTATTTTTCAATACTTAGCTTAATAGCGGAATCTAAAACCTCTCGTCCTGAGATAGAGTCTATTTTACAAAGTAATATTTCTGGTCATTTACATCGCTTAGAGCACGATTACTCTATTATTAGATCTATAAAACCTATTAATGCAAAGCCAAATTCAAAAGTACAAAAATATGAGATTGTTGATATATTTTTAGCCTTTTGGTTTAGGTTTATATTTAAATATCAGTCCTTAGTTGAAGCTGAAAACTTTTTAAAATTAAAAGAGATAATTTATAGGGATATATCGATATTTAAAGGAAAAGTTTTAGAAAGACTGTTTGTTGAGATATTTAAAGACACTCAAGTTTACACAAAAATAGGTTCATACTGGGAAAGAGGCAATAAAAATGAGATAGATGTAGTAGCTATAGATGATATTGGTAGAAAAATATTAATATGCGAAGTTAAGCTTAATGAAAATAAATTAGCTCTTAACAAGTTAATATTAAAGTCTCAGAAATTAGTTAATCAGTATAATGATTATAAGATAGATTATAAATTATTATCCTTAGCTGATATTGATAAGATGCTTAAATAG
- a CDS encoding mannose-1-phosphate guanylyltransferase/mannose-6-phosphate isomerase, with product MIVPTILSGGSGSRLWPLSREASPKQFIGLVDEHSLLENTIKRLDNVKDITSPVVVCNESHRFQVAEVLRKINKKGDILLEPLAKNTAPAIALVALHLATNDPNTIMLVLAADHHIENLEVFYQAIEKAQQKVLKDDSLVTFGITPTCPHEGYGYIKQGVQTTISGVYKVDKFVEKPSATVAQEYLDSGKYYWNSGMFMFTARAYLEALEKLQPDIYSGCKKTYQKSQHDLDFVRFDKQSFATVQSQSIDYAVMEKATNVAIVPMQQSGWSDVGSWDSLYDIAAKDSCGNVVIGDVITSNVKNSYLRSHDRLLAAVGVNDLIIVETADAILVADKNKTQDVKKIVENLKIQQRSELLQHKQIYKPWGSATILEDKSGYKIQAIQLEPGKKLSLQQHYHRSEHWIVISGTATVTIGTTKSIVRPNESVYIKIGESHRLENNGKIPVILIEVQVGEYISEDDIIRLDTSS from the coding sequence ATGATCGTACCTACTATTTTATCTGGAGGGTCTGGCTCGAGATTGTGGCCATTATCTCGTGAAGCATCGCCAAAGCAGTTTATAGGTTTAGTTGATGAACATAGTCTACTAGAAAATACAATTAAGCGACTAGATAATGTCAAGGATATAACTTCACCTGTAGTTGTCTGTAATGAAAGTCATAGATTTCAAGTTGCTGAAGTGTTGCGGAAAATCAATAAAAAAGGCGATATACTCCTAGAGCCATTAGCTAAAAATACTGCTCCAGCAATTGCACTTGTAGCACTACATTTAGCTACTAATGACCCAAATACAATTATGCTAGTTTTAGCTGCCGATCATCATATTGAGAATTTAGAGGTTTTTTATCAAGCTATCGAAAAAGCACAGCAAAAAGTTCTTAAAGATGACTCTTTAGTCACCTTTGGGATTACGCCAACTTGTCCTCATGAAGGCTATGGTTATATTAAACAAGGGGTACAAACTACGATAAGTGGAGTTTATAAGGTAGATAAGTTTGTTGAGAAACCTAGCGCAACTGTCGCACAAGAGTATTTAGATAGTGGGAAATACTATTGGAATAGCGGTATGTTTATGTTCACAGCTAGAGCTTATTTAGAGGCTTTAGAGAAGTTACAGCCAGATATTTATAGTGGATGTAAAAAAACTTATCAAAAGTCACAGCATGATTTAGATTTTGTCCGTTTTGATAAACAAAGCTTTGCTACAGTTCAATCACAATCGATAGATTATGCAGTTATGGAGAAGGCGACTAATGTTGCTATAGTACCTATGCAACAAAGTGGCTGGTCTGATGTTGGTTCTTGGGATTCTTTGTATGATATTGCTGCAAAAGATAGTTGTGGTAATGTGGTTATTGGCGATGTGATTACTAGTAATGTCAAAAATAGTTATTTACGCTCGCATGATCGTTTATTGGCTGCAGTTGGAGTTAATGATTTAATAATTGTTGAAACGGCAGATGCTATATTAGTAGCAGATAAAAATAAAACTCAAGATGTCAAAAAAATAGTAGAAAATTTGAAAATTCAGCAACGTAGCGAGCTATTACAGCATAAACAAATTTATAAACCTTGGGGTTCAGCGACGATATTAGAAGATAAATCTGGCTATAAGATACAGGCGATTCAACTTGAACCAGGCAAGAAGTTATCATTACAGCAACATTATCATCGTAGTGAACATTGGATTGTAATTTCTGGAACTGCTACTGTAACTATTGGTACTACAAAGTCAATTGTTAGACCAAATGAGTCAGTATATATAAAAATAGGTGAATCTCACAGACTTGAAAATAATGGTAAAATTCCAGTCATTCTTATAGAAGTGCAAGTGGGAGAATATATAAGTGAAGATGATATTATTCGACTAGATACAAGTAGTTAA
- a CDS encoding oligosaccharide flippase family protein, with the protein MDTSTSQHRSKNYILQVKKSTIFKILAIIISFLLVPIMIWYLGVEKYGIWSTIVSIFSWVVLFDVGIGSGLRNNLSKSLAKGKKNDAKKYVSTSYICIGVIVLCLLIIFFILSYYINWQVVFNTKTISENQLYLVVSVSGFFLIINFGLSLINQILYGLQKSSMVVFNQFLSNFFALSILGFIYFLIERSLFKLAFCYGFSLILSNVILTYITFKKYKFLIPKLGFFSKECIKSIASMGFKFFIIQIAVIVIFTTDKIMITQLFGPEYVTSYDVVFKLFSIIMIIHSLLITPLWSACSDAYHRGDIEWIKNSLFRQLQIFMLIIFGIIVLAFIAKNIISFWIGKDFIVDNNLIYAMSIFIIVCVWNNIFAFIVNGMAKLGIQTLTSIAAMLFNIPLSLILVKCYSFGVDGIIYGATTSLLLFSFLGSIQVYYLVIKKRK; encoded by the coding sequence ATGGATACAAGTACATCTCAGCATCGCTCAAAAAATTACATTTTGCAGGTCAAGAAATCAACTATTTTTAAAATTTTAGCTATTATAATTAGTTTTTTGTTAGTTCCTATCATGATTTGGTATTTAGGAGTTGAAAAATATGGTATATGGAGCACTATAGTTAGTATCTTTTCATGGGTTGTTTTGTTTGATGTGGGTATTGGGAGTGGTCTTAGGAATAACTTATCTAAATCGCTAGCTAAAGGGAAAAAAAATGATGCTAAAAAATACGTATCTACTAGTTATATTTGTATAGGAGTAATAGTATTATGTTTACTGATAATTTTTTTTATTTTATCCTATTATATAAATTGGCAGGTGGTTTTTAACACAAAAACAATATCGGAAAACCAGCTTTATCTAGTTGTTTCTGTATCAGGGTTTTTCTTAATTATAAATTTTGGGCTGAGTCTTATTAATCAAATTTTATATGGATTGCAAAAATCTTCTATGGTTGTTTTTAATCAGTTTTTATCGAATTTTTTTGCACTTTCGATTTTAGGATTTATATATTTTTTGATTGAAAGATCTCTATTTAAATTGGCTTTTTGTTATGGCTTTTCATTGATTTTATCAAATGTTATTCTTACATATATAACATTTAAAAAATATAAATTCCTTATTCCTAAGTTAGGTTTTTTTTCAAAAGAATGTATTAAGTCTATTGCCTCCATGGGATTTAAATTTTTTATTATTCAAATAGCAGTTATTGTAATTTTTACAACTGACAAGATTATGATTACACAGTTATTTGGTCCAGAATATGTAACAAGTTATGATGTTGTATTTAAACTTTTTTCGATTATTATGATAATACATTCATTGCTAATTACACCATTATGGTCCGCATGTAGTGATGCTTATCATAGAGGGGATATCGAGTGGATTAAAAACTCTTTATTTAGACAACTTCAAATTTTTATGCTGATAATATTTGGAATAATTGTTTTAGCATTTATAGCAAAAAATATAATAAGTTTTTGGATAGGAAAAGATTTTATAGTAGATAATAATCTTATTTATGCTATGTCGATATTTATAATTGTCTGTGTATGGAATAATATTTTTGCATTTATTGTTAATGGAATGGCTAAATTAGGTATTCAAACTTTAACCTCCATTGCCGCCATGTTGTTTAATATTCCTTTATCTTTAATTTTAGTTAAATGCTATAGTTTTGGAGTGGATGGAATCATATATGGTGCAACAACCTCGTTATTATTATTTTCCTTTTTAGGGAGTATACAGGTCTATTATTTAGTTATCAAAAAAAGGAAATGA
- a CDS encoding glycosyltransferase family 2 protein: MYSLVSILIPVYNREHLIEETVQSALAQTYENIEIIIVDNKSTDKTWDILQKLASKDDRIKIFQNETNIGPVRNWKRCIDEASGEYGKILWSDDLIAPEFLEKTLPYLENHDVGFVYTKTEIFQNNGSNESDVFCMGESNTYSSESYINGVLFDVNYPVSPGCALFRLKDLKSNLLVNIPNKVNSDFSMHAIGNDLLIFLLTAHQYKKFAFVNEKLSFFRAHADSISVKSDDGKLPLHYALVKAYFIENYRDSLIRKNNVMVSWLLVKYSKFTYKYNLRNISDFYVLNKNFSLNYFFLVKKMVKKIFW; the protein is encoded by the coding sequence ATGTATTCACTAGTAAGTATTTTAATACCAGTTTATAATAGGGAACATTTAATAGAAGAAACAGTTCAAAGTGCTCTCGCTCAAACTTACGAAAATATTGAGATAATTATTGTAGATAATAAAAGTACAGATAAAACTTGGGATATATTACAAAAACTTGCATCAAAAGATGATAGGATAAAAATCTTTCAAAACGAAACAAATATTGGGCCAGTGAGAAATTGGAAAAGATGTATAGATGAAGCTAGTGGAGAGTATGGGAAGATACTTTGGTCTGATGATTTGATAGCTCCTGAGTTTTTAGAAAAAACTTTACCATATTTAGAAAATCATGATGTGGGATTTGTCTATACTAAAACTGAAATTTTTCAGAATAATGGTTCTAATGAAAGTGATGTTTTTTGCATGGGAGAATCAAATACATACTCAAGTGAAAGCTATATTAATGGAGTTTTGTTTGATGTGAATTATCCAGTTTCTCCTGGATGTGCTTTGTTTAGGCTTAAGGATTTAAAGTCAAATTTATTGGTTAATATCCCGAATAAAGTTAATAGTGATTTTTCGATGCATGCTATAGGTAATGATTTGTTAATTTTTTTACTTACAGCACACCAATATAAAAAATTTGCTTTTGTTAATGAAAAGTTATCATTCTTTCGAGCACATGCTGATTCTATTAGTGTTAAATCAGATGATGGGAAATTGCCTTTACATTACGCACTAGTTAAAGCATATTTTATAGAGAACTATAGAGATAGTTTGATAAGAAAAAATAACGTCATGGTATCATGGTTATTGGTAAAATATTCTAAATTTACATATAAGTATAACTTACGTAATATTTCTGACTTTTATGTATTGAATAAAAATTTTAGTTTAAACTACTTTTTTTTGGTCAAAAAGATGGTTAAAAAAATCTTCTGGTGA
- the rfbG gene encoding CDP-glucose 4,6-dehydratase, producing MENLELISLFGGIYRGKTVLVTGHTGFKGSWLVYWLSRMGAKVIGYSLEAPTNPNHIELLNLNIASIIGDIRDQVKLNQIFEVYKPDIVFHLAAQPLVRLSYESPVETYETNVIGTLKVFEACRMYNVKAVVNITSDKVYDNKEWVWGYRENDPMGGYDPYSSSKGCADLLATSYRNSYFNLDEYKKTHNTLIATCRAGNVIGGGDWAKDRLITDIMTSVSKNKKVIIRNPYATRPWEHVLEPLSGYLQIGQKLLEGKKEFAEAWNFGPSDEGSITVKEVVKRVKKHWDKIDYEINKDPDQLHEANLLKLDCSKAHIRLKWRDVWDSETTFEKTVKWYKSFYEDNKKILTENDLECYITCAKDKNIEWIN from the coding sequence ATGGAAAACTTGGAATTGATTTCACTATTTGGTGGAATTTATAGAGGTAAAACAGTATTAGTTACAGGTCACACTGGATTTAAAGGTTCTTGGTTGGTCTATTGGTTATCACGGATGGGTGCGAAAGTTATTGGATACTCGCTTGAAGCTCCAACTAACCCGAATCATATAGAGCTATTGAATCTTAATATAGCTTCAATTATTGGCGATATTAGAGATCAGGTGAAATTAAATCAAATATTTGAAGTTTATAAGCCAGATATAGTGTTTCATCTTGCTGCACAGCCTCTTGTGAGATTATCCTATGAGAGTCCGGTTGAAACGTATGAAACTAATGTTATTGGTACTCTTAAGGTGTTTGAAGCTTGTAGAATGTATAATGTAAAAGCAGTAGTTAATATTACAAGTGATAAGGTTTATGACAATAAAGAATGGGTTTGGGGATATAGAGAGAATGATCCTATGGGTGGATATGATCCATACAGCTCATCAAAAGGTTGTGCAGATTTGCTTGCGACTTCTTACAGAAATTCTTACTTTAACCTAGATGAGTATAAAAAAACGCATAATACTTTGATCGCAACTTGTAGAGCGGGAAATGTGATAGGTGGTGGAGACTGGGCTAAAGATCGGCTTATTACAGATATTATGACATCTGTGTCTAAAAATAAAAAAGTGATTATACGAAATCCTTATGCTACTAGACCATGGGAACATGTATTAGAGCCTTTAAGTGGGTATTTGCAAATTGGACAAAAGCTTCTTGAGGGGAAAAAAGAGTTTGCTGAGGCTTGGAATTTTGGTCCTAGTGACGAAGGTAGTATTACGGTTAAAGAGGTTGTTAAGAGAGTGAAAAAGCATTGGGACAAGATAGATTATGAGATAAATAAAGATCCTGATCAATTACATGAAGCAAACCTTTTAAAACTTGACTGTTCGAAAGCTCATATTAGATTAAAATGGAGAGATGTTTGGGATAGTGAGACTACTTTTGAAAAAACAGTCAAATGGTATAAGTCTTTTTATGAAGATAATAAAAAAATATTAACAGAAAATGACTTAGAATGTTATATTACTTGTGCAAAAGACAAAAATATTGAATGGATTAATTGA
- a CDS encoding aminotransferase class I/II-fold pyridoxal phosphate-dependent enzyme: MIYKDKMFVPYGCTVHGQEEIDAVVNCLKTSTQMGKNVREMESRVAELYDKKYGIMVNSGSSANYLSIELLNLPKGSEIITPALTFSTTVAPIVKNGLIPVFIDVEEGTYNIDVNKVESMITSKTKAMMIPNLLGNLPNWRKLKDIADKYNLITIEDSCDTLGAEIDGASSGRFVDISVTSFYGSHVINCAGNGGMLCVNDKKLNAKAKLLRSWGRSSSLFVESEAIENRFNIDIEGIRYDAKFVFEALGYNLEPSEMGAAFGLVQLSKLHKNIDARNKWFNKQIEFFKKYEDWFILPKTLENCRTGWLAFPLTVREKAPFTRTDMQIFLEKCNIQTRTVFTGNILRQPGFRDIPHIACDGGYPNSDAVMKGGILLACHHGLTQVMMDYVHTNTTKFLEQYK; encoded by the coding sequence ATGATTTATAAAGATAAAATGTTTGTACCTTATGGGTGTACTGTGCATGGTCAAGAAGAGATAGATGCTGTAGTTAACTGTCTAAAAACTTCTACACAGATGGGAAAAAATGTTAGAGAAATGGAGTCTAGGGTTGCTGAGCTGTATGATAAAAAATATGGTATTATGGTAAATTCTGGGTCTTCAGCAAACTATTTGTCAATAGAGTTGTTAAACTTGCCTAAGGGTTCAGAAATTATTACTCCTGCTCTTACATTTTCTACAACTGTAGCTCCTATAGTTAAAAATGGTTTGATCCCAGTATTTATTGATGTTGAAGAAGGAACATATAATATTGATGTAAATAAAGTTGAATCAATGATAACTTCAAAGACAAAAGCTATGATGATTCCAAACCTTTTAGGGAACCTTCCAAACTGGAGAAAATTAAAAGACATAGCTGATAAATACAATCTAATAACAATAGAAGACTCTTGTGATACTCTAGGTGCGGAAATTGATGGTGCATCTTCAGGAAGATTTGTCGATATTAGTGTCACTAGTTTTTATGGTTCACATGTAATTAACTGTGCTGGTAATGGTGGAATGCTTTGTGTGAATGATAAGAAGCTGAATGCTAAAGCTAAGTTGCTTAGAAGTTGGGGAAGAAGCTCATCATTGTTTGTAGAGTCAGAAGCTATTGAAAATAGATTTAATATAGACATAGAAGGGATTCGCTATGATGCTAAATTTGTTTTTGAAGCATTAGGGTATAATCTTGAACCTTCTGAAATGGGGGCAGCATTTGGTTTGGTGCAATTATCAAAACTACATAAAAACATAGACGCTAGAAATAAATGGTTTAACAAACAGATAGAATTTTTCAAAAAATATGAAGATTGGTTTATCTTACCAAAAACATTAGAAAATTGTAGAACTGGCTGGTTAGCATTTCCTCTTACAGTTAGAGAAAAAGCACCATTTACAAGAACAGATATGCAAATATTTCTAGAAAAATGTAATATTCAAACTCGTACTGTGTTTACAGGTAATATTTTAAGACAGCCTGGATTTAGAGATATTCCTCATATTGCTTGTGATGGAGGCTATCCTAATTCTGATGCAGTTATGAAAGGAGGTATCTTGCTAGCTTGCCATCATGGGCTAACCCAAGTGATGATGGACTATGTACATACTAATACAACAAAATTCTTAGAGCAATATAAATAA
- a CDS encoding GDP-mannose 4,6-dehydratase gives MKYLITGGCGFLGSNIASKILAQGDELIVFDSLYRLGSYQNKKWLESQGEFEFIHGDIRNTNDVERAIKIHRPDVIYHLAGQVAMTTSIADPRMDFEVNVGGSFNLLNAVRLYSPDSTVIYSSTNKVYGDLEQYSYEEAATRYVCIDKPNGFDEKVTLDFHSPYGTSKGSADQYMLDFARIYGLKTVVFRHSSMYGGRQFATYDQGWLGWFTHKALEIKNDTLEQAFTISGNGKQVRDLLYASDCVDLYLKASQKIEIIKGQAFNIGGGIENSSSLLELFSSLESEFDIKMAYTQLPPRESDQRVFVADITKAKELIGWQPKVSKEFGIKKMIEWIRDYH, from the coding sequence ATGAAGTATTTAATAACAGGAGGTTGTGGCTTTTTAGGCTCTAATATAGCTAGTAAAATATTAGCACAAGGTGATGAACTTATTGTATTTGACTCCTTGTATAGGCTTGGGTCTTATCAAAATAAAAAATGGTTAGAGTCTCAAGGTGAGTTTGAATTTATACATGGAGATATAAGAAATACAAATGATGTTGAGAGGGCTATTAAAATTCATAGGCCTGATGTTATTTATCATCTAGCTGGTCAAGTAGCTATGACAACATCTATAGCTGACCCTAGAATGGACTTTGAGGTGAATGTTGGAGGAAGCTTTAATCTTTTAAATGCAGTAAGACTTTATAGTCCTGATTCTACTGTTATATATTCTTCCACAAATAAGGTATATGGAGATTTAGAGCAGTATTCTTACGAAGAAGCAGCTACAAGGTATGTCTGTATAGATAAGCCTAATGGTTTTGATGAAAAAGTTACTTTAGATTTTCATTCTCCATATGGCACTTCAAAAGGGAGTGCGGATCAGTATATGTTAGATTTTGCTAGAATATATGGCTTAAAAACAGTTGTCTTTCGACATTCGTCCATGTATGGAGGTAGGCAGTTCGCTACTTACGATCAGGGGTGGCTTGGTTGGTTTACACATAAAGCCCTAGAGATAAAGAATGATACTTTAGAACAAGCATTTACAATATCAGGTAATGGTAAACAAGTAAGAGATCTACTTTATGCGAGTGATTGTGTGGATTTATACCTAAAAGCCTCACAAAAGATAGAGATTATTAAAGGGCAGGCTTTTAATATTGGTGGAGGGATAGAAAATTCATCTTCGTTACTTGAACTTTTTAGTTCCTTAGAATCAGAATTTGATATCAAAATGGCATATACTCAATTACCTCCAAGGGAGTCAGATCAAAGAGTATTTGTCGCAGACATAACAAAAGCAAAAGAATTAATAGGTTGGCAACCAAAGGTTTCTAAAGAATTTGGTATTAAAAAAATGATTGAATGGATTAGAGACTATCACTAA
- a CDS encoding NAD-dependent epimerase/dehydratase family protein, with translation MKKILVTGATGYLGSRLVRELLQKGFEVFVIVRRTSDFSCLENNLFKFKSNIFYADELSKMLDKHKDISILIHAATCYGRSGESDSFVTQANLNFPLEVVETLLCKTDSLSRVINVDTILDKFFNPYSLSKKQFTEWLEYYSKVKNITVENVLLNYMYGEEDAKNKFTSFVIDSCLKNVRNINLTTGVQKKDFIYIDDVVSAICYILNRKLDHVGFYNYPLGSGYVHSVKEYAQLVKKISKSKSNLNFGVVKSRDNEQDDLPADISNLYSLGWKPKYTLIEGLERTIQKEINK, from the coding sequence ATGAAAAAAATATTAGTAACTGGTGCTACTGGATATTTAGGTAGTCGTCTAGTTAGAGAGCTTCTTCAGAAAGGATTCGAAGTGTTTGTGATAGTCCGAAGAACATCTGATTTTTCATGTTTAGAAAATAACTTATTTAAATTTAAGTCGAATATTTTTTATGCGGATGAGCTAAGTAAAATGCTTGATAAGCATAAGGATATTTCTATATTAATACATGCTGCAACCTGTTATGGTAGGAGTGGCGAATCTGATAGTTTTGTTACACAAGCAAATTTAAATTTCCCATTAGAGGTGGTTGAAACGCTGTTATGTAAGACTGATTCTTTATCACGGGTAATTAATGTAGATACCATCTTGGACAAGTTTTTTAATCCATACTCGCTTTCAAAAAAACAGTTCACAGAATGGTTAGAGTATTATTCAAAGGTTAAAAATATAACAGTTGAGAATGTTTTACTAAATTACATGTATGGTGAAGAAGATGCTAAGAATAAGTTTACATCTTTTGTAATTGACTCTTGCTTAAAAAATGTTAGAAATATTAACTTAACTACTGGTGTACAGAAAAAAGATTTTATATATATAGATGATGTGGTTAGTGCAATTTGTTACATATTAAATAGAAAATTAGATCATGTAGGCTTTTATAATTATCCTTTAGGAAGTGGGTATGTGCATTCGGTCAAAGAATATGCACAGCTAGTTAAAAAAATATCCAAGAGTAAAAGTAACTTGAACTTTGGAGTAGTAAAATCTAGAGATAATGAGCAAGATGATTTGCCTGCTGATATTTCAAACTTATATTCACTAGGATGGAAGCCAAAATACACCTTAATAGAGGGCTTGGAAAGGACAATTCAAAAGGAAATCAATAAATGA
- a CDS encoding glycosyltransferase family 2 protein, protein MMKSFNKTQKQCIRLQFQGIEKKSQKDKPLITVITVVYNGEKFLEETIKSVINQTYDNLEYIIIDGGSSDSTLEIIKRYESQIDYWVSEPDNGIYDAMNKGISLATGDWINFMNAGDMFYSNSTLASVLNYLQREYTFVYGDTALFFDDIKRSNIIKSRGKLIHRNLPYCHQSLFARVDYLKTTKFDLKLKISADYDQYLNAKYSRKSFNKMDIVVCYFRAGGVSQSKSASLRIYREYFESLKKYNFFMALGIYFARRIKSFIKTI, encoded by the coding sequence ATGATGAAAAGTTTTAATAAAACGCAAAAACAATGTATTCGTTTACAATTTCAAGGTATAGAAAAAAAATCACAAAAAGATAAACCTTTAATCACAGTTATAACGGTTGTTTATAATGGTGAGAAATTTCTAGAAGAAACTATCAAAAGCGTGATAAACCAAACTTATGACAATCTAGAGTATATAATCATAGATGGCGGCTCTAGTGATAGTACGTTAGAGATTATAAAAAGATATGAATCACAAATAGATTATTGGGTTAGTGAGCCTGATAATGGTATTTACGATGCTATGAATAAGGGAATTAGTTTAGCTACTGGTGATTGGATTAATTTTATGAACGCGGGAGATATGTTCTATTCGAATAGTACTTTAGCGAGTGTACTAAACTATTTGCAAAGAGAGTATACCTTTGTATACGGAGATACGGCACTTTTCTTTGATGATATAAAAAGATCTAATATAATTAAGAGCAGAGGTAAATTAATTCATAGAAACTTGCCTTACTGCCATCAGTCACTATTTGCTAGAGTAGATTACTTAAAAACCACTAAGTTTGATTTGAAATTAAAAATATCAGCAGATTATGACCAATATCTAAATGCGAAATATTCAAGAAAGTCTTTTAATAAAATGGATATTGTAGTGTGTTACTTTAGAGCTGGTGGTGTGTCTCAGTCGAAGAGCGCTTCTTTAAGAATATATAGAGAGTATTTTGAGTCTTTGAAAAAGTATAATTTTTTTATGGCTTTAGGTATATATTTTGCAAGAAGGATTAAAAGCTTTATAAAAACTATATAA